A segment of the Juglans regia cultivar Chandler chromosome 15, Walnut 2.0, whole genome shotgun sequence genome:
agtccagagagagagaggggggtaAAAAGCAGCAGTCCATAACAGGCTAGTAGCTCTACCACTTGGTAACAATTAGCATGATCAATTGTTGGGCAGTACCAccattgaatttatatatacttacttcATACTCAAAACGTATaccaaatctaaaaaataaacccacGAACTGATATGGATTCATatggtatgttagattgtaaaattacttttatcgtaaagtagatctaatgaatcatatgaaatcacgtcactttgtgaatttacttttacataATTGTATCTATAACACTTCtctattatataacaaaaaaaaatgaagtgcctaataaaaacacaattttctttattcagctctcaacaaagagaaatgctatttatcatctccacaccatacactaatatatgatttgtcatttttatcattctatttaaacacatatatttacTCATCGATATGTATGTGTTTAATTATAcagacaaaaataacaaatcaaatgttagtgtgtggtgtagaaaatgataagtagaatttttcctCAACAAATGTTCAAATTAATTGGTAACTTGGGTAGGTAAGCCAATAGCTGAGACCATTCTCACTGCAGCCATTCAGCAGAAGGAATGGGAATACACAACTCCTTCCTGATGTCTATGAATATAATTACAAGTgtagttaaaaagaaaaaaaatcaagccTAAATAAATGTACTACTCAGTGTAGTTTAAGAGATTATTAAAACAATTTCATGTTTTCACTTTCAGTTTTTCTATCCCGGGTAATGATATACCTATAACTCttttacaactcatttcataatcAATCAATACAAACATGCCACTTCAATCAAAATGAAAcccaatttttacaaaattagcCTTCATTTAATCCAATTCTGAAGGAGGACGTAAAGCAGAAAGGATGCACAACAAATTTTAATCTACTGCTTTATAGAGCAATAATCAAGTACTACAAAAGCACTCaccaaaaagaagaacaaataaaaaacacaagTTCGTAAGAAATACAAGTAGCTTACAACAAGAAACGGCAGAAAGAGCTCCATTCTTCTCCTAGAATATATAAGATAAGAAAATCAGTTTCCTACCTTTGGTTTTCCTTAAAATTAGTCTCCAATTCCTGCCTCAATATAAAATGACACCTAAATCTGTGTACCTTTGCTCTTATTAGCTAATCTGGTATACATAGTTGCCACAACCTTGCTAGAATAGACTTCATGACCAATGACCTTGCTGATGTTGGACCATACTgctaaaaaatgcataaattcaCTTCGGAAAAAGATTCCCTCAAGTTCTCTCTGTGACTTGAGGCCAGAACTTGAGGGAATCTCGATCCAATCCATTTACTTCCTACTGAAATGGGTTATACACGAATGCTATCTGTATTACCTCTAGGAAGATCTAGAATGCCATAAAGCACAGAtacttcataaaatttttctttctgtCAACAGCAGCCCTGTTTTCCCCATCTGGAGCTTCTATATGGCTATTGAGTGATGCGGTCACATTGCGAGAATTTGATGATGGGCCTTCATTCCCAAAATTTGTCTTCGGATTTTTTATGGCACGATTGAAACTGTTATCTATGACTTGACCGCATGCAGCTGATTTTGGAATAAAACAATCAGTATTGAGGATTTCTTCAGGTGCCAACATGTTTCTTCCACCAGTAACAAGAGATCCTACAGagcaaacataaaataaattgactAATGTATATGCCCGCCAAAATTGTTAAGAGAAAACAGCAGCATAGATCGAGGTAGGAGGATTCTCTGTTTACAGCAATGAAGGAAAACTTCACAAAAACACaaacatggattttttttattggcactgggtggtGTCCAAGAATAGTGTCTCAACTAATCCTGGGAGTGCagaggccctcggcaaggagtttcccgcaagtgcaccttaggtaatttaaggaaaaaattcACCCAGTTCAATGGACCCTAGGAATTGTTTGCACCTTAGATCTgaaggagcataccaccaagaccaaagcctttaccacttgagccaacccctaggggctAGTGTAAGCATGGATGTTAATTGTGACAAGAGTGGTATACTTGTCTAGAAACACAAGATTTCAGCACTAACTAATAGATAGGTTACACTGCAATAGATCGCACACCTACTTAGCAcgcattgaaaaaaaaaaggacttgaAATCTCAATCTCACCAAAAGCACATATATCTGTCTCACTTGACATCCCAATGACATCTACAAGAAATGGCTCAAATGGGGCTCAGGAAGCCTAGTTGCTGTGGACAAGCACTTGGATTTAGCGAAAGACCAGAGTTCTAAACCTCAGATATCAAACAGTACTACATTATGAATTCGACAAATTGGTGCTGTATAGTTGACTACAAGTTGAGGAAATTAGAACTAAGAATGTATTATGTTTCTCGAGCATACCAAAAAAACTTGTCTTTACCTAAATTTTTAAGGTAATACTTAATCTTTGAGTTCCAACCAGAAAACTGTCATCAAGGACTAAAAGGCAACAAATTTTGAccgaaaatatttcatatacaACAAGAATGATATCTAAAGGTCACACGACAGAGAAGAAATTTCcagttataaaaaagaaatgaaaagaaaagaaatttctcGAATCAGAATGTAATCCCATTGGACTGGAAAGGAAATATACTTGCTATACATCAAATAGTCTAAGCAATTATGCCACATTCTAAGGAGCGATGTTCACCAAAATCAAAACTCACAAATCGGAAAACCATGTGACTGCTGAGGTTAAGGTAGCATATAAATAACCAATAAAATCCTCTATGATAAACACCATAATCCCATATTTAAAGGAATTACCCTAGAATTCTAAGGTTAAAGGATGTccatttttatttcaagaaatataataacaataacaattatAATCAAGACACCAACAGATAACGTGAAACAGAAGACtggttaaaatatttacagACCTGAAGTGGGTGGAAACATGACGCCCTCTTCTGGTCTGAGTGATGAAGAGACAGCGAATTTCAAATCTACATCCTTCTGGCTATCTCCACACTCTAGGTCTTGCAACAAAGCCAATGCATCAAAACATCCATCTGATGACATGGTCACGCAACTGGAATTTTCTGAACTTGAAGAAGGCGATGCTGGATTATCAAGATCCAATAACTCCATGTAATCACCTCCAGAAAGGTAATCTACTTCAGGCAGATTTTCTAGCCAAGGCTCTGGAAATCTCTCTGCCAAAGCCAATCTGCTCGTGCTGTCATCCTCAATTACCTACAAAATGTAGTAACCCCTCAACATTCAGAGAGAACCTCCCCCAATCCACCCCAAAAAGAAGAAACCAACCACCACAAATGGAAACAAAAGGAGTAATATCTTTTGCTGCAGTCCCAGTAATAACCAACAGATAATATTATTCGAGACTTCTCTATACATCAAAGAATGACTTATGTTCTCAATGCATTATCAACCAGAATTCTCCTTGTCACTCTAGTAGGGAAACATCTCACCTTGCAATGAAAaatcatgcatagcataaattTTTAGGTTGTggcaaaagcaaaacaaaatcagcTTAAATGTGTATGATTCAGATATAAGAAATCCAGAAATTCTCCCAATTTCGAAGAATGATTGCTAACCAATAATTTCATTGCTTCATTGGTTGAGGCATTTGGTAATAGCGGTTTTGAGTAGTCTGAGAAATGTACCAATGATGATATGAAGGCAAAAAGGGAAATCACCAGGCCCCTATGTAGAAGCCAAGAActcagaatattattaaaagatcCCCAttaaaacctataaaaaaatcccATTAAATTCATGCAATACCAGCTACTAACTAAATagagtcatatatatatgtaaatattgatgtcTACCATCAACTAATAAGGCTGCAATATCCAACCCAAGCTGCCAGACATGAAGGCCAGGAAGCTAAATTTGACGTACCTGAGGCTTGCTTGTGGAACTTTGTCCAATACTACTTTCAGCAGCAACTGATTTAGCAGGGTGAACATAATTCTCACTTTGAATACCACTGCTAGCCAGTTTCTGTTCCATTTCATGGTTTTGGCTTTGCTCACCACCAAGGAAGACTCTGCATAAGAAGTTTGCTTCCTGCACATTATCCAACCACACTGGCAGTTGAATGGAAGGTTTGGTtaatgatgaaaagaaaaagacattCATCGCAGTGCCAACGGATTCCATAGAATACCTTTGCCTTGCTGCCTTCACATGGTTCTCTCTGCAATATCCTGTGCTTATGCATCACCCAATCAGTTTTACACCCATGAGGAGCTTGGCCTTCATAAAATTCGAGAGTAGTTCTCAAACCAGTAATGacagagtttgagaaaatttcaCAAGCATTCCCTTTGGTCTTCCAGAACCCAACTTTGTTATCTTTGATCTCCTCAGAGCAGATGAAAAACCAAATTCCATCTGAATATATCCAATTACCATCTAACTTCATAAGCTTCTTTCATTATTAAGCCAAGCAGGCCCGGCATTTTATATGAAACCGATGTTCCCAAAGAAAAGCAGCAGTATGCTATTAGTATGATGCACTATGTTCAAGAAAAGTAATTAGCTCTATTTAAGTGGTAGTCCTTCATTTAAAGGAATGCTTGATATGGGGCATTACTAAATTGAAGATCATTATTGCAGCCAAACTAAAACCATGGTGCaaatataatagttcaaaacataaaatcaacAGCCAGAAATACATTAATCAGATTTAGAGATGTACACTAAATTGAGCATGTGCACCTCTTCTCTTACAACCAAAGGTTATTCAGTTAACTAAGTATAGCTGGAacattttcttctccaaaagTACATGATTACCACTAACACACAGCTCTTAACATCCCACTAACCAGAtatcaagaaagaaatgaaagtcaAGCCATACATATAGTTAGCATAGATGTCGCAATACAAGCATttagatagatttttttttccaagagtgAGAAACCAAAATGGCGacttaagaatatatatatatttttttgataagtaagaaagatATATTGCTCAAAGAATAGGCCTAGCCCAGTATGTACAATAGAGAACCCTGCCTAAGAGGGCGCAATGGCGACTTAAGAATATAACAAGACTGTAATCTTTGCAGCTAAATGATAGAAGTTTGGAAgcaaagaatgaaaaatgacTATGACATATACTATGGATGCATATCAGTGTATGCTTGTGATCCCTCAAcccaaccaaaataaaataaaatataagatgacAGAGTGCAAAGAGGCATTAAACAGAGGGACGTATAGTCGGAGAGAAAAGGGGGTGGGATATGAAAGTACCAATAGCTGACATATTATCAAGATATGATGATCTAAAAGAACATACCACTTACCAGGTAGATTTGAGGGCATGTACAGGAAAGGATTTACATCTGTtatcacattgcttgggaactGGGATCCAGAGATCATTTTCTCGAAAGATAGAAAGAGCTCCTCATCAGtacaatttgattttaaatatccGAGAGAGGCAACTGCTGGAGAAGACATTGTAAGACAATCCAAAAGGATGGGAAACAAAATTCCGACCAAAATCTCGGAGTTTAGATTGCAAAAGAAAGGTTCGTCAATCTGGCAAAGAAAATAACTAATTAGATGGGTAGTCAAATACCAAGTAGCAAGTTGCCAATTACgattcagaaaataataataataataataataatgatgatagaagaagaagagtatTGTAAAActgggaaaatattttcttttaatttcagcAAGCAAGTAAACCTCAAAGTTCATTAACGAGAAGCATGTGGAATCCATGGACCGTGTCCATTTGGGATCAATACCGGATGCAacagataaaagaaaagaaaagcaaaaaaatacaaaaatgaaacCACTAATTTTTAAGAATGGAATTTGCATACAAAATCTCAAGTTCAGATTTTTAATCGGTCAGACAATTTTTCAGCTGCTAGCTAACAGCACCCCACCTGGATAGTTCAAGAACAGAAATATGCATTACCTAGGAAAATAGTTAAATTCAGACATAGTAAGCAAAGATGAGTTAATGAGAAAAAGTTAATCACCTctcaattaaaaagaaaatatagtcttaagactctctctctctctctctctctctctctctctctctctctctctgtgttttgtGTGCATTCAAGAaatcaaaaactaaaatgaataaTTCTTTAACCAACGCTACCCACCGTCAGAAAGTACTCGGAAATAAAATTACATGCCCTTGAGGCTCTAACAAGATTCCTTCAGATAAGAATCCTAACCTACTGagtctcaaaaaagaaaaaaagaaaaaagagaataaataacACCGAAATCTGAGTTCTAATTTTAAGGAATTACGGGAAACTTGGGAagttagataagataaaatcagAATTGATCAATTGAGTTGGAACTTGCGAGACGAATAGCGACGGATGAGGAAAGATGAACTGTTCCTGTTGCCTCGTTTTGTCTCACCAAAAAGACAAAGCGCGTTAGAGGGTGTCCGGCGGTTAAAGAACAACGAGATCGTAGTTCCAAAGGAAAAATGGAAAGTTCGATCAGTTGAGTTGAAGCTTGCAAAACGATTAACGCCCGTCGGTCGGATCGACAAAGCCGAATCGCTTATGTTGCTTCGTCCGTCTCTACACAGAGACGAAGCGCGTTAGAGGGGAAGAATCTGCGGCTAAAGAGGCGGTCGGCGAAGTTCGAACCTGCTAAGATGAATAGCGACGGATGAGCTAAGACGAAGCGCTCCAGTTGCTTCGCTCCTCCGCCTCAACACCTAGAAATAGCGCGTAAATTGGGAGGCCTGGCCTCGGCATTTTATAGAGGCTGAGGATGTCGAGTGTTGAGCGACACTaactgccttttttttttttttaattattattattattattattttaaattacatttaaacGTTAgattaatttgagttaaattgaattgagataaaataatattaaaatatttattttttaatattattattattttaaaatttaaaaaaattaaattatttattatattttatatttaaatttaaaaaaattataataataaattaaaataaattaaaatggattTAAGAGCCAAACGAAGACAATGGAATGCATTGAACTAAGGTATAAGGGTGGCACACTCCaaaaactattaattaaaaatagaatagaacaagaataataataaaaataaaaatgtggaaattacttttatatgtatttaattgaaaaatacttttgcAAATCATACTGATAAGATGAAGATTATGGCAGGAAGGCCatgattatttgaaaattttttacttgTATTAAAGGAGTTTGATGGGTTTACACAACCAAACAAGATGTCGTTTGATAAAAAAGAGTTTTGGATACAATTTCATGACTTACCTTTAGCAGATTATGGAGAGAGGTTAGAAAATTCTGTGGAAAAAGTGGTGGAGGTGGATGTGGATAATAATGAGTTAGGATGGGGAAAGTTTCTTTTAAGTCAAAGTGGAGATGGATAATAATGAGGTTTAAATTGTTAAAGTTttggaagataaaaataaaaaaattaaaattaaaattaaaattaaaattggtaAGAATTCAACATGTTTAACCAAcactctatttattttttataaattatgtatagAAAAGAAATTCGATCTGGCATATggtatgaaatattatttttatctggGTTTCAggctcgtttggatataaaaactttattatttcatctcattttatcattacaatttttttcaaattctcacacaaaatattatatacaattcaatttttttaaatttcaagataataataatattaaaaaataatattttattcagctcatctaaaaccatttcataACATCTCGTCatatcttattatccaaacgttaaaattttcaaataaagttCGATTCTATTGAGTTGTTTTGTTCcgatcattttataatatagttGGATTTAGACCTCCTAGATGtcaaaattgtatataaaaaaaaaaaagataataattttatctaaaaaaataagatgTTTTCACCCAAAAGGCAACAAATAGGTAATTATCTCTTTACTCTTTCTATTATTAGACTCCATATGAAGTAATGGATTGAATATTCTCAGTAATCATGTTATTCAAAGATGATCCAAATGGGACAGGTGTAGATAGTTCATTTTCATGCATAGTGTGgcaaaaaaaaagttgggaaaAAGCAATATAAGTTGTGGAATTGAGCTTTTTTATCCACCGAACCCCACGACTTTTTCAACCAAAATGACTTGGAAACGAGGGTGACAGACTGCCCTTATAGCAAGATGCCAAAATCCAGCTCCTGCCCCGAACCTTCCTATTTTCACACTCCCAATTTTGtgatctcatttttctttttttgtttttgcaattTTTGGACTAATTTCTAGTATAATTTTAAGGTACGTAAGTTTCGTacattctatttgaaaaaaaaaaaaaacaggttctattatttaaaaaataatttttttatatagatcacaaatttatctatttttttttaaaaaatactttaatcacaaagaaattaaataaaaataaacacaaaattgACGTAACTTTACATTAGATCTAATAGACAACACGAGATcacattattttatgattatttttggacTAATTTCTAGTATAATTTTAGGGTACATAAGTTCTGTACATTCTattcgaaaaaaaaataatttattattaaaaaaataattttttttatataaatcataaatttatctattttttttaaaaaaatattttaactataaaaaaattatacaaaaataaacataaaattaacgTGGCTTTGTATTAGATCTAAGAGACAACACGAAATCACGTTATTTTATGACTTTAACTTTATGAATTTAAAGGGAGTATGAGATTTTCACactatttaaatatcatttcttttttgtttgatatgtcatttgaTTATTATATCGTGCATGAGAGATGTTCATTTGGAAGAGTTTTTGAGTTGTGATGACGTGGCAAATTGTAATTTGTCCTCGACGTCTATATTTgagacttttatttttcaaacatcaatatttaattcttctttttggggtaattgtaatatttttgttaactatatatgattaataaataaataaaac
Coding sequences within it:
- the LOC108991691 gene encoding NAC domain-containing protein 96-like isoform X2 codes for the protein MSSPAVASLGYLKSNCTDEELFLSFEKMISGSQFPSNVITDVNPFLYMPSNLPDGIWFFICSEEIKDNKVGFWKTKGNACEIFSNSVITGLRTTLEFYEGQAPHGCKTDWVMHKHRILQREPCEGSKAKEANFLCRVFLGGEQSQNHEMEQKLASSGIQSENYVHPAKSVAAESSIGQSSTSKPQVIEDDSTSRLALAERFPEPWLENLPEVDYLSGGDYMELLDLDNPASPSSSSENSSCVTMSSDGCFDALALLQDLECGDSQKDVDLKFAVSSSLRPEEGVMFPPTSGSLVTGGRNMLAPEEILNTDCFIPKSAACGQVIDNSFNRAIKNPKTNFGNEGPSSNSRNVTASLNSHIEAPDGENRAAVDRKKNFMKYLCFMAF
- the LOC108991691 gene encoding NAC domain-containing protein 1-like isoform X3, whose translation is MKLDGNWIYSDGIWFFICSEEIKDNKVGFWKTKGNACEIFSNSVITGLRTTLEFYEGQAPHGCKTDWVMHKHRILQREPCEGSKAKEANFLCRVFLGGEQSQNHEMEQKLASSGIQSENYVHPAKSVAAESSIGQSSTSKPQVIEDDSTSRLALAERFPEPWLENLPEVDYLSGGDYMELLDLDNPASPSSSSENSSCVTMSSDGCFDALALLQDLECGDSQKDVDLKFAVSSSLRPEEGVMFPPTSGSLVTGGRNMLAPEEILNTDCFIPKSAACGQVIDNSFNRAIKNPKTNFGNEGPSSNSRNVTASLNSHIEAPDGENRAAVDRKKNFMKYLCFMAF
- the LOC108991691 gene encoding uncharacterized protein LOC108991691 isoform X4 yields the protein MQIPFLKISGFIFVFFCFSFLLSVASGIDPKWTRSMDSTCFSLMNFEVYLLAEIKRKYFPSFTILFFFYHHYYYYYYYFLNRNWQLATWYLTTHLISYFLCQIDEPFFCNLNSEILVGILFPILLDCLTMSSPAVASLGYLKSNCTDEELFLSFEKMISGSQFPSNVITDVNPFLYMPSNLPDGIWFFICSEEIKDNKVGFWKTKGNACEIFSNSVITGLRTTLEFYEGQAPHGCKTDWVMHKHRILQREPCEGSKAKCGWIMCRKQTSYAESSLVVSKAKTMKWNRNWLAVVFKVRIMFTLLNQLLLKVVLDKVPQASLR
- the LOC108991691 gene encoding NAC domain-containing protein 62-like isoform X1; protein product: MQIPFLKISGFIFVFFCFSFLLSVASGIDPKWTRSMDSTCFSLMNFEVYLLAEIKRKYFPSFTILFFFYHHYYYYYYYFLNRNWQLATWYLTTHLISYFLCQIDEPFFCNLNSEILVGILFPILLDCLTMSSPAVASLGYLKSNCTDEELFLSFEKMISGSQFPSNVITDVNPFLYMPSNLPDGIWFFICSEEIKDNKVGFWKTKGNACEIFSNSVITGLRTTLEFYEGQAPHGCKTDWVMHKHRILQREPCEGSKAKEANFLCRVFLGGEQSQNHEMEQKLASSGIQSENYVHPAKSVAAESSIGQSSTSKPQVIEDDSTSRLALAERFPEPWLENLPEVDYLSGGDYMELLDLDNPASPSSSSENSSCVTMSSDGCFDALALLQDLECGDSQKDVDLKFAVSSSLRPEEGVMFPPTSGSLVTGGRNMLAPEEILNTDCFIPKSAACGQVIDNSFNRAIKNPKTNFGNEGPSSNSRNVTASLNSHIEAPDGENRAAVDRKKNFMKYLCFMAF